The Calditerrivibrio sp. genomic interval GTTTAATGATCGCATAGATGGGCAAAACCAAAAAAAGGATCAAAACGATGATATCAAACGCCTTAAGTTTAGTCCATTGTCTCAACGTCTAACCTCATACTGCTCCCATCCGCACAGTTTTTTCATTCTGCCATCTGGTAAATAGAGCAAAACAGGGGTATTGAGCTTTTGACAACTTTTTTCCACTTCGTCTGGACTCATAAGAAAATAAGCAGTGGATAATCCATCCGCCATTTCGGTGCTATCTGCTATTACACTTACACTTCTGTATCTATCAACAGGCTGTTTAGTTAACGCATCAAAGATATGAATATACTTTTTACCCTTTTCTATAAAAAATCTTTCATAATCGCCGGATGTTGCAATAGCCTTATCGGCAAGCCTAACGATAGCCAACACCTTTTTCTTATCATCCGGATGCTGAACCCCAATCCTCCACCCTTTCCCCCCTTTGTCCCCCAAACAAAACATATCTCCCCCAGCGTTAATTATCCCCTCTTTTACTCCCATCTTTTTGAGTAAACTTATAGCCTCATCAACGATCCACCCTTTAGCATAGGCACCAAGATCTATGCTGGCTTGTTTTTCCTTTATCAAAGTATCCCCTGATATCTTTATCTTTTCAAAACCTACTTCAGCATAGCTCTTCCTAAGTATAGCATCATTAGGCACAGAAAAGGGACCATCCGGGAAGCCATATAGCTTCATCACTGTATAGATAGTGACATCGAAGCGACCATTCGTTAAACTATAAAAAAACCCAGATCGTTTTAAAAGCTCAACAAATCTCGCTTCACTCTGTACCTCTTCAAAGATAC includes:
- a CDS encoding FAD:protein FMN transferase, which codes for MSIVQKVFAYLSLVFLVACSNSYDTNTFFSMGTVVEVTLPSRYKDQFLPVRKRIDELSYLVVSNTDKLNRAGIFEEVQSEARFVELLKRSGFFYSLTNGRFDVTIYTVMKLYGFPDGPFSVPNDAILRKSYAEVGFEKIKISGDTLIKEKQASIDLGAYAKGWIVDEAISLLKKMGVKEGIINAGGDMFCLGDKGGKGWRIGVQHPDDKKKVLAIVRLADKAIATSGDYERFFIEKGKKYIHIFDALTKQPVDRYRSVSVIADSTEMADGLSTAYFLMSPDEVEKSCQKLNTPVLLYLPDGRMKKLCGWEQYEVRR